A genomic window from Cytobacillus suaedae includes:
- a CDS encoding DUF2922 domain-containing protein, whose amino-acid sequence MAKVLEMQFINVEGKVAKITIENPIEPIDPIALSAAMDTIITNDVFTSSGGGFVSKQGARVVERNVVDVTLA is encoded by the coding sequence ATGGCTAAAGTGTTAGAAATGCAATTTATAAATGTAGAAGGTAAAGTTGCTAAAATTACGATTGAAAACCCAATTGAGCCTATTGATCCCATTGCATTATCAGCAGCAATGGACACAATCATTACAAATGATGTCTTTACAAGCTCAGGTGGTGGGTTTGTTAGTAAACAAGGTGCTCGTGTGGTTGAGCGTAATGTAGTAGATGTTACTTTAGCATAA
- a CDS encoding YvrJ family protein, whose protein sequence is MEQWLPFIQDIGFPVLVTFYLLHRIETKLDSVIESIQTLPLKMMEEPTQVRKTV, encoded by the coding sequence ATGGAGCAATGGTTACCTTTCATTCAAGACATAGGCTTTCCGGTCTTAGTGACATTTTATCTACTTCATCGAATTGAAACGAAGCTCGATAGTGTCATAGAATCGATTCAAACGCTTCCACTGAAAATGATGGAAGAACCAACGCAAGTGAGAAAGACTGTTTAG
- a CDS encoding DNA-3-methyladenine glycosylase 2 family protein — protein MKWIDYESYLEIYPPKEFSFEECLLFLGRSDLEVLHQIKEGSVYKLIKVSEALILCKITSNHDHLMVEFPISPISNYSRKKVVEYIWEWFDLNQDLREFYQVASQDKVLKKVAHKYYGLRVMCIPDLFEALVWAIMGQQINLTFAYTLKKRLVEQFGESLSFKGETFWIFPSFETIASLNVDDLRKLQITTRKAEYIIDTAMAMRNGTLSKELLLQEKDYEQIKKSLLMIRGIGAWTADYVIMKCLHYTSAFPISDVGLHNALKNLLGLESKPTIEEIEEYAANWKGWQAYATFYLWRSLYDKNT, from the coding sequence ATGAAGTGGATTGATTACGAATCTTATTTAGAGATTTATCCTCCAAAGGAATTTAGTTTTGAAGAGTGTTTACTGTTTTTAGGCAGATCAGACTTAGAAGTGCTTCATCAAATTAAAGAAGGATCTGTATATAAATTAATAAAAGTAAGTGAAGCTTTGATTCTATGTAAAATAACTTCAAACCATGATCACCTAATGGTCGAATTCCCGATAAGCCCCATCTCTAATTACTCTCGCAAAAAAGTGGTAGAGTATATATGGGAATGGTTTGATTTGAATCAGGATTTAAGAGAATTTTATCAAGTGGCTAGTCAAGATAAAGTTTTAAAGAAAGTTGCTCATAAATATTACGGCTTACGGGTTATGTGCATCCCAGATTTATTTGAAGCGCTCGTATGGGCAATTATGGGACAGCAAATCAATTTAACATTTGCTTATACTTTAAAGAAACGCCTCGTCGAACAATTTGGTGAAAGTCTATCTTTCAAAGGAGAAACGTTCTGGATATTCCCCTCTTTTGAAACCATAGCTTCCCTCAATGTGGATGATTTAAGAAAACTTCAAATTACGACTAGGAAGGCTGAGTATATCATTGACACAGCAATGGCTATGAGAAATGGCACTTTGTCAAAAGAATTATTACTCCAGGAAAAAGACTATGAGCAAATTAAAAAATCATTATTGATGATAAGAGGGATTGGAGCCTGGACGGCAGATTATGTGATCATGAAGTGCCTGCACTATACCTCTGCTTTCCCAATATCAGATGTCGGCCTTCACAATGCATTAAAGAATTTATTAGGACTTGAGAGTAAACCAACTATAGAAGAAATAGAGGAATATGCAGCGAATTGGAAAGGTTGGCAGGCGTATGCAACCTTTTATCTTTGGAGGTCCTTATATGATAAAAATACGTAA
- a CDS encoding CPBP family intramembrane metalloprotease, protein MSEVIIEKEIQQEIIEEAKRKVEITWKSLILFLLCYLGMGLVVGLVFGIIQGVLGGNLLDTLFIGYNGLLIDAAMFFVVLLFFKKIRRSVMTGMTFKPFKERKTYGYMIASLVVFFATQYILVGVLKVDDPSGQTQTLNVAGANEGLLQTFLFFLAVTLITPIKEEIIYRGIIHKFLSDRYHFLVGFFVSSIIFGVAHIGYPISATIMGMTFVGLYYVTRSLTVPIVVHIIWNLIASSLLLVN, encoded by the coding sequence ATGTCGGAAGTTATCATTGAGAAGGAAATCCAACAGGAAATCATTGAGGAAGCGAAGCGAAAGGTAGAGATAACTTGGAAATCTCTCATTCTTTTCTTGTTATGTTACTTAGGAATGGGTCTAGTGGTTGGCTTAGTGTTTGGAATTATACAGGGTGTGTTAGGTGGAAATTTGTTAGATACCCTTTTTATTGGGTATAACGGTTTATTAATTGATGCAGCGATGTTTTTTGTCGTTCTTCTTTTCTTTAAAAAGATAAGACGTTCTGTAATGACAGGAATGACCTTTAAACCCTTTAAGGAACGTAAAACGTATGGATACATGATTGCTAGCTTGGTCGTGTTTTTCGCTACACAATACATACTTGTTGGGGTATTAAAAGTGGATGATCCATCGGGCCAAACACAAACACTAAATGTTGCAGGAGCAAATGAGGGATTATTACAAACGTTCCTGTTCTTCCTAGCGGTTACACTCATCACCCCTATAAAAGAAGAAATCATCTACAGAGGCATTATACATAAATTCCTTTCAGACCGTTATCACTTTTTAGTGGGATTCTTTGTTTCTTCAATTATATTTGGAGTCGCACATATCGGCTATCCTATATCAGCAACCATAATGGGAATGACATTTGTGGGCTTATATTATGTAACAAGAAGTTTAACGGTACCGATTGTTGTTCACATCATCTGGAATCTAATAGCTTCTAGTCTATTACTGGTAAATTAA
- a CDS encoding PDZ domain-containing protein, producing the protein MNYKKMFIYTTLVVSSFLLFYYVFLLSQNPYIGISAKEKDAEQNYIVTKIFPNSWAHETDIKVGDKILLLNGESPENHYSLRMFGNVEKINSLRIEQNNVSKIFTVSNESSVKELMIHLKYPMVVFLFCMTIGIYVYWRHESNVTFHLLLFMISIGITYLSAGGSARDDLLSKILNISSMLLMPVFFILFLKSYFCSRFNLEIVKKKIVMVLLTFSIVVIALFVSSFYFNRIYGNTLTAILLLFGFQVFYVIYLLLRHYFKQSSSNVKLHFKILIIGFSLAFFPFIFLNMIPVMISGEELISGELAASFILMIPLTIVYLVLAKQFIDIDFVISRLSYNAVISFIFTIVTSVSMILLVDHSFAGKHLVKFMLLLFLMLNVFLYLIKDVFHYQFKMSISSGKNFYQYSLYRYIEMIKNESSEDRLFKALMDEVKSVLHVKDASIKKLPKAGDQSEIGTVLQEQEAFYMKIGDTAEHNVILCSSPKSNGTKLNHEEKEWLNALAYHTYIALENIKKIDELVTELREIKHLKKGTSSWAAKFIFSLSEQERSKVSKDIHDTILQETIYLYRKLEGLENSKDTQKLREEISVVREMLLDNISLIREVCHELRPPFLLENGIHVSLEELIDKVQLRTNIVVDFYSDYQATIERDADLCLNIYRIFQELLNNAVKHSKATTIHLSLVQQGDTLSLEYTDNGIGFDRNLVKKESLGLVSMTERAFSFDGTCSIHSEKNKGTSIQIKFPLTLAKEAQVI; encoded by the coding sequence TTGAACTATAAAAAGATGTTTATTTATACAACCCTCGTTGTTTCCTCATTTCTGTTATTCTATTATGTTTTTCTACTCTCACAAAATCCGTATATAGGTATTAGTGCAAAAGAGAAGGATGCAGAGCAGAACTATATTGTTACAAAAATCTTTCCAAACAGTTGGGCTCATGAAACGGATATAAAAGTAGGGGACAAAATCCTCTTACTAAATGGAGAAAGCCCAGAGAATCACTATTCCCTGCGAATGTTCGGGAATGTAGAAAAGATTAATAGTTTAAGGATAGAACAAAATAATGTGAGTAAGATCTTTACTGTTAGTAATGAATCTAGTGTGAAAGAATTGATGATTCATCTGAAATATCCAATGGTCGTGTTTCTTTTCTGTATGACGATCGGAATCTATGTTTATTGGAGACACGAAAGCAACGTAACCTTTCATCTTCTCTTATTTATGATTTCCATTGGTATTACCTACTTAAGTGCTGGGGGTTCCGCCCGTGATGATCTCTTAAGCAAGATTCTAAATATATCATCCATGTTGTTAATGCCAGTATTTTTTATTCTTTTTTTGAAGAGTTATTTTTGCTCTCGCTTTAACTTAGAAATAGTAAAAAAGAAAATAGTAATGGTATTACTTACTTTTTCTATAGTAGTAATAGCTTTATTTGTTTCTAGTTTTTACTTTAACAGGATATATGGCAATACGCTTACTGCTATCTTATTGCTATTTGGTTTTCAAGTTTTCTATGTTATCTATCTATTACTACGTCATTATTTTAAACAAAGCAGTTCTAATGTAAAATTGCATTTTAAAATATTAATAATCGGCTTCAGCTTGGCCTTTTTTCCTTTTATCTTTTTAAACATGATACCAGTGATGATTAGTGGAGAAGAACTTATCTCAGGTGAATTAGCGGCTTCCTTTATTTTAATGATTCCATTAACCATCGTTTATCTTGTTCTTGCCAAGCAATTTATTGATATTGATTTTGTCATTAGCCGACTAAGCTATAATGCAGTCATTTCCTTTATTTTTACGATTGTAACAAGTGTAAGTATGATTTTATTAGTTGACCATTCCTTTGCTGGTAAACATCTAGTCAAATTCATGTTGCTTTTATTCTTAATGTTGAATGTCTTTTTGTATTTAATAAAGGATGTGTTTCATTATCAATTTAAGATGAGTATTTCTTCTGGCAAAAATTTTTACCAATATAGTCTATATCGCTATATTGAGATGATTAAGAATGAGAGTTCAGAAGATCGTCTATTTAAGGCACTTATGGATGAAGTGAAAAGTGTGTTACACGTGAAGGACGCATCGATTAAGAAGTTGCCTAAAGCAGGAGATCAATCTGAGATAGGTACTGTATTGCAGGAACAAGAAGCATTTTATATGAAAATAGGAGATACAGCAGAACATAATGTTATCCTTTGTAGTAGTCCAAAATCAAACGGTACGAAGCTTAATCACGAGGAGAAGGAATGGCTCAACGCACTTGCTTACCATACATATATTGCCTTAGAAAATATAAAAAAAATAGACGAACTTGTCACTGAATTAAGAGAAATAAAGCATCTGAAGAAAGGCACTTCCTCTTGGGCTGCAAAATTTATCTTCTCTCTATCTGAACAAGAAAGAAGTAAGGTATCTAAAGATATTCATGACACGATATTGCAAGAAACAATTTATCTTTATCGGAAATTAGAAGGGTTAGAAAATTCAAAGGACACCCAAAAACTAAGAGAGGAAATTAGTGTGGTTCGTGAGATGCTGCTTGATAATATCTCCCTTATCCGAGAGGTTTGTCATGAACTAAGACCTCCCTTTTTACTTGAAAATGGAATTCACGTCTCTCTTGAAGAACTCATTGACAAGGTCCAGCTACGAACGAATATTGTAGTAGACTTTTATAGTGACTATCAGGCTACTATCGAGAGAGACGCTGATTTGTGCTTGAATATCTATCGTATTTTTCAAGAGTTATTGAATAATGCTGTTAAACATTCGAAGGCGACCACCATTCATCTAAGCCTAGTTCAACAAGGAGATACTCTTTCGCTCGAATATACGGATAATGGTATTGGGTTTGATAGAAACCTAGTGAAAAAGGAATCCCTAGGACTAGTTAGTATGACGGAAAGAGCGTTTAGCTTCGATGGGACATGCTCGATCCATTCTGAAAAAAATAAGGGAACTTCTATTCAAATTAAATTTCCTCTTACACTAGCAAAAGAAGCGCAGGTGATATAA
- a CDS encoding peptidase M14 — MKKRRIMTTLGVIALSASLITPTFAASQTSPGTPDQQVLSISGFTNYAELGKRLEQIVKNSQGTVSVDVVGQSNKGRNIYKATVGTGDKVILIQSEIHGNEPTGTEAILNILQYLGGNSPDAKKIREEVTLVALPKVNPDAAELNRRGNDMSWADVVEAFPQLKDAQSSWNYYTYKNSYFDYSSRPGFDVNRDFNPDLNYVPKAEDFPAKSSEPGWFITPEAQTVRDVYKSLLDEFGKVDVFVDMHHQGPNYEVDGTDELVTFSISGQFVPDPSTSERYAQYAENYDYDFSRQLNVAVYDALQEYGNSDFKNVTLYPQGLNLPGTALGSFALNGSGTVLFEVRGQTHTFGQKKMGQLVKSIERGIYGIINGVTDESVYNIDPERYESIPLTEGRQ; from the coding sequence ATGAAAAAGAGAAGAATCATGACTACTCTAGGAGTAATTGCATTATCTGCTAGCCTTATCACACCAACCTTTGCAGCGAGTCAGACATCACCTGGTACACCGGATCAACAGGTATTATCCATATCTGGATTCACCAATTATGCGGAATTAGGAAAAAGACTTGAACAGATTGTGAAAAATAGTCAGGGTACCGTGAGTGTTGATGTTGTGGGACAATCAAACAAAGGCAGAAATATTTATAAGGCAACTGTGGGTACTGGAGATAAGGTTATTTTAATCCAGAGCGAAATTCATGGAAATGAGCCAACAGGAACTGAAGCGATATTAAATATCCTTCAATACCTAGGCGGAAACTCTCCTGATGCTAAAAAGATTAGAGAAGAAGTTACACTCGTTGCACTTCCTAAGGTGAATCCAGACGCAGCTGAATTAAATCGTCGTGGAAATGATATGTCCTGGGCGGATGTTGTTGAAGCCTTCCCGCAATTAAAAGATGCTCAATCATCATGGAATTACTATACATACAAAAATTCATATTTTGATTATTCTTCAAGACCTGGCTTTGACGTCAATCGTGACTTTAACCCGGATTTGAATTATGTGCCAAAAGCAGAAGATTTCCCAGCAAAATCCTCAGAACCTGGTTGGTTTATTACTCCAGAAGCACAAACAGTTCGTGATGTGTATAAATCACTTTTAGATGAGTTTGGGAAGGTAGATGTGTTCGTAGATATGCATCACCAAGGACCAAACTATGAAGTTGATGGGACAGACGAATTAGTTACATTCTCAATTTCTGGACAGTTTGTTCCAGATCCAAGTACTAGTGAACGATATGCACAGTATGCTGAAAACTATGACTATGATTTCTCACGTCAATTGAATGTTGCGGTATATGATGCGTTACAAGAATATGGAAATTCAGACTTCAAGAACGTTACGCTTTATCCTCAAGGGTTGAATTTACCAGGAACAGCTTTAGGTTCATTTGCCTTAAACGGTAGTGGAACAGTTCTATTTGAGGTAAGAGGACAAACTCATACGTTTGGTCAAAAGAAAATGGGGCAACTCGTCAAATCGATTGAAAGAGGAATATATGGGATTATTAATGGTGTGACAGATGAATCTGTGTATAACATTGATC
- a CDS encoding polyprenyl synthetase family protein gives MQTVSRQQIMKEMMNLLEVASLHQRFEALVKECIGSNRSFIFGELTILHYRIFKGKDKFIYKIAAIVELFIMCYEIIGDLRNKKQCVIPVYNSIAVNNEIGLLVLCNDWIADIPMPETNRLEIQKAILNHFLFGLHLNDLHSEMDYIEMVRLKSGRLTSLASVIGSLCGTIDERNLATVQAYSKQIGVIAQINHDLDNILRADEKNDLLNMPCETLPIHYLSQAQNKHSQDVISAVNMGRVYIEEKLPQLVEKVKYSWVIDYIRFVQKFHELIALSYLVELEIDEFDKGVVKEYITQFLT, from the coding sequence TTGCAAACTGTAAGCAGACAGCAAATTATGAAAGAGATGATGAATTTACTTGAAGTTGCTAGCCTACACCAGCGATTTGAGGCGCTAGTAAAAGAGTGTATTGGTAGTAATAGAAGTTTTATCTTTGGAGAGCTAACGATCCTTCATTATCGTATTTTTAAAGGGAAGGATAAGTTTATTTATAAGATAGCTGCAATTGTTGAGCTTTTTATCATGTGCTACGAAATAATTGGCGATTTAAGAAATAAGAAACAATGTGTTATACCAGTATATAACTCAATTGCCGTTAATAATGAGATAGGTTTATTGGTTTTATGTAATGATTGGATTGCTGATATACCAATGCCTGAAACGAATCGCCTTGAAATACAGAAAGCAATTCTTAATCACTTTTTATTTGGGCTGCATCTAAATGACTTGCATTCAGAAATGGATTACATAGAAATGGTTCGCTTAAAATCAGGAAGATTAACTTCCCTTGCCAGTGTAATAGGCTCATTGTGTGGAACAATTGATGAGAGAAATCTGGCGACTGTTCAAGCTTATTCAAAACAAATCGGTGTTATTGCTCAAATAAATCATGATTTAGATAACATTTTGAGAGCGGATGAAAAGAATGACCTACTTAATATGCCGTGTGAGACACTACCTATTCATTACTTATCTCAAGCTCAAAATAAGCACTCACAAGATGTTATCTCAGCTGTTAATATGGGTCGAGTATACATTGAAGAGAAATTACCACAACTCGTTGAAAAGGTAAAATATTCATGGGTTATTGACTATATTAGATTTGTACAAAAATTCCATGAGCTTATAGCTTTGAGTTACCTAGTAGAACTAGAAATCGATGAATTTGATAAGGGAGTTGTAAAGGAGTATATCACACAATTTCTAACTTAA
- a CDS encoding DsrE family protein: MKNKVILVSSDQLGKGDKDLGETVLETFFTLLKQREEKPVAIFLMNRGVFTLTEQSLVSVHLQEIEKSGVPVLACKTCVDYYKVEDQLVGGEISGMGHFIELASKHEVLTIT, from the coding sequence ATGAAAAACAAAGTTATCTTAGTCAGTTCAGATCAACTCGGTAAAGGTGATAAAGACCTAGGTGAAACTGTTCTGGAAACCTTTTTCACCTTATTAAAACAACGCGAGGAAAAGCCGGTAGCTATTTTCTTAATGAATCGTGGAGTGTTTACATTAACTGAACAGTCTTTAGTCTCTGTGCATCTTCAAGAAATTGAAAAATCAGGTGTCCCGGTATTAGCTTGTAAAACCTGTGTGGATTACTACAAAGTTGAAGACCAATTAGTTGGTGGAGAAATTAGCGGTATGGGCCACTTCATTGAGTTGGCTAGTAAACATGAAGTTTTGACTATTACCTAA
- a CDS encoding SDR family oxidoreductase, protein MNILVTGSTGFVGKQLTIRLLELGHSVYALIRNHKKAEDLLSSVPLEYKERLLIIEGDITSAGLGISPEVSMTLKDQIHKIYHIAAYLSFDPNEREKSFEINLEGTRNVLEFAKSINVQNFYHVSTAYTLGEKLSANETLHDKDNTFVNPYEESKCHAEHLVFEYKDFFNVTIFRPSIIIGNSVTGEADSTFALYGVIRSFSLLNKRMNRAKNIGDSRFKFLCNKDITQNFVPVDYVIDVLVTAITHAKANTIYHITNSNPPSNQLIFDLVTKSIGTDRVEMVPTDYEGELSPDELRFNQPISVFYKYWERSITFDDRNTRELLEQANLKPLDMDSSMFERIIAAKL, encoded by the coding sequence ATGAATATTTTAGTAACAGGATCTACAGGTTTTGTAGGTAAACAGTTAACCATCCGATTATTAGAACTTGGACATTCTGTTTATGCATTAATTAGAAACCATAAAAAAGCAGAAGACCTTCTTTCTTCTGTACCTTTAGAATATAAGGAAAGATTATTGATAATAGAGGGCGACATTACATCTGCTGGGCTAGGAATTTCCCCTGAAGTATCTATGACTTTAAAAGATCAAATTCATAAAATCTATCATATAGCAGCTTATCTTTCTTTTGATCCTAATGAAAGAGAGAAGAGCTTTGAAATTAACCTTGAGGGTACTCGAAATGTCTTGGAATTTGCAAAGAGTATAAATGTGCAGAACTTTTACCATGTAAGTACAGCTTATACGCTGGGGGAGAAATTATCTGCCAATGAAACACTACATGACAAGGACAATACCTTTGTAAACCCTTATGAAGAAAGCAAGTGCCATGCAGAACACTTAGTCTTTGAATATAAAGATTTCTTTAATGTTACTATCTTTCGTCCGTCGATTATAATTGGCAATTCTGTCACTGGGGAAGCGGATTCTACCTTTGCGTTATATGGGGTTATCCGAAGTTTTTCGCTATTAAATAAACGAATGAATCGAGCGAAAAACATAGGGGATTCGAGATTTAAATTTTTATGTAACAAAGATATAACTCAAAATTTTGTGCCAGTAGACTATGTTATTGATGTTCTTGTAACTGCTATAACTCATGCTAAAGCAAATACAATCTATCATATTACAAATTCAAACCCACCTAGTAACCAACTTATCTTTGATTTGGTAACAAAATCTATTGGAACAGACAGAGTAGAAATGGTTCCAACTGATTATGAAGGTGAACTATCACCTGATGAACTAAGGTTTAACCAGCCTATTAGCGTGTTCTATAAATACTGGGAACGATCCATAACATTTGATGATAGAAATACAAGAGAACTTTTAGAACAAGCCAATTTAAAGCCTTTGGATATGGATTCTTCAATGTTTGAGAGGATAATAGCTGCAAAATTATAA
- a CDS encoding GHKL domain-containing protein, giving the protein MNLLTYFKGTTLYLSLLTIVASGLLLSNITLQPGIDWITLFLLIISIILLNHYMIFLAPRGNCLSMDSSIYLATIFLFGLELPLTLLFFSSILITILFHKNTALWKHLFNFSMYAVMITGAYYTFIIFGGKIDLVNVESLPAYALALLSYLLINVFLIGMYFVIDSFKSSLSIIKMILKDSLSNYVITLALAVIFTLLLGSNPILGTIIFTFIIVMLSLVFARYFKLYEEVVKDKKTREQILNSLPVGIITFDDKTSEYALNTPAEVILKMDGHGVKSLMNTRQKSSMNEHVWEILSSGKSVQNIKVDYQSNEDGNRVLLISQSPLNDSYDHLTGRLFHFIDITEEEERDKRMQQSEKLAVLGASAARAAHEIRNPLAVIHGFLSLMNQKALEETKEFQVPLMLKELDRINAIIEDMLMMAKPGAPILKKAYIEDIVSEILPFYLQSSDSQNLQFNVNVQRIPLLLDSRQITQVLYNLIRNSSEATGQNGVISIYSHVTENMYQLLLKDNGCGIPEDAQSKIFDPFHTSKETGTGLGLTIVQRIIENHNGTITLYSSSEEGTTFLISIPLLK; this is encoded by the coding sequence ATGAATCTACTAACATATTTCAAAGGAACCACTTTATACTTATCACTCCTTACTATAGTAGCTTCTGGCCTACTTCTATCAAATATTACTCTCCAACCTGGAATAGATTGGATCACTCTTTTTCTTTTAATCATTTCTATTATACTTCTCAATCATTATATGATTTTTCTTGCCCCTAGAGGAAATTGCCTTTCGATGGACTCTTCCATTTACCTAGCTACCATTTTTCTTTTTGGCTTAGAGTTACCTCTAACGCTTCTTTTTTTTAGTAGTATCTTAATTACTATTTTATTTCATAAAAATACAGCATTATGGAAACATCTCTTTAACTTTTCAATGTATGCAGTCATGATCACTGGTGCGTATTATACTTTTATCATCTTCGGTGGGAAAATTGATCTAGTGAATGTAGAAAGTTTGCCCGCATACGCCCTTGCATTATTAAGTTATTTATTAATCAATGTATTCCTAATAGGAATGTATTTTGTAATTGATTCTTTTAAAAGCTCACTTTCAATTATAAAAATGATCCTTAAGGATTCTCTTTCAAATTATGTGATTACTCTAGCATTGGCCGTCATTTTTACGCTATTATTAGGGTCCAACCCTATCTTAGGTACCATTATTTTTACCTTTATCATTGTGATGTTATCACTCGTTTTTGCTAGGTATTTTAAATTGTATGAAGAAGTGGTGAAGGATAAAAAAACGAGAGAACAAATCTTAAACTCATTACCTGTAGGAATTATAACGTTTGATGATAAAACGTCAGAGTACGCTTTGAATACCCCAGCAGAGGTAATCTTAAAAATGGATGGTCATGGTGTAAAGTCATTGATGAATACTAGACAAAAGAGTTCAATGAATGAACATGTTTGGGAGATTTTATCTTCTGGAAAATCTGTTCAAAATATAAAAGTAGATTATCAAAGTAATGAGGATGGCAACCGAGTTTTACTAATTTCGCAATCACCATTGAACGATTCATATGACCACTTAACCGGTAGGCTCTTTCATTTTATTGATATTACAGAAGAGGAAGAACGGGATAAAAGAATGCAGCAGTCAGAAAAATTAGCTGTTCTCGGAGCATCGGCTGCTAGAGCTGCGCATGAAATTCGTAATCCTTTAGCAGTAATACATGGATTTTTATCGCTTATGAATCAAAAGGCATTAGAAGAAACGAAAGAATTTCAAGTTCCTCTTATGTTAAAGGAATTAGATCGCATAAATGCGATTATAGAAGACATGCTAATGATGGCTAAACCAGGAGCACCAATCTTGAAGAAGGCCTATATCGAGGATATTGTTAGTGAAATCTTGCCATTTTACTTGCAGTCATCTGATAGTCAGAATCTCCAGTTTAACGTAAACGTACAAAGAATACCATTGCTATTGGATTCAAGGCAGATTACTCAAGTACTTTACAATTTAATTAGAAATAGCTCTGAAGCAACGGGACAGAACGGTGTGATTTCAATCTATAGCCATGTAACCGAGAATATGTATCAATTGCTTTTAAAAGATAATGGTTGTGGAATCCCAGAGGATGCCCAAAGTAAGATATTCGATCCCTTCCATACCTCTAAAGAGACTGGAACTGGACTGGGTTTAACGATTGTTCAAAGGATAATAGAGAACCATAACGGAACCATTACGTTATATTCTAGTTCAGAAGAAGGGACTACGTTTCTGATTTCAATTCCTCTGTTGAAATAG
- a CDS encoding response regulator transcription factor: protein MINVLIVDDHPAIGEGTKLILEQEADFKVDFIDPCLIPTIDFKNYQVFILDLYMPEINGLVLTKNIVASHPEAIILIYTGFEISTHFTLMIEAGVHGFISKTATKEQLITSIRCALRDEVVIPLQLLKQLKKVESKPVGNELDDISLNMREQQILVEVAKGSTNREIAENLILSQRTVEYCLTGIFNKFGVKSRTEALNKANKYGLIPSRLIETE from the coding sequence ATGATCAATGTACTAATTGTTGATGACCATCCTGCTATCGGTGAAGGAACCAAGCTGATTTTAGAGCAGGAAGCTGATTTTAAGGTAGACTTCATAGACCCTTGTCTCATTCCAACGATTGATTTTAAAAACTACCAGGTGTTTATTTTAGATTTGTATATGCCTGAAATTAATGGACTTGTTTTAACGAAAAATATCGTTGCGTCTCATCCAGAAGCAATCATTCTTATTTATACTGGTTTTGAAATAAGCACTCATTTTACATTAATGATTGAAGCGGGAGTGCATGGCTTTATTAGTAAGACTGCAACAAAGGAGCAGCTAATCACATCGATTCGTTGTGCACTTCGAGACGAAGTGGTCATCCCACTGCAACTTTTAAAACAGTTGAAAAAGGTAGAGTCCAAGCCGGTTGGAAATGAGTTAGATGATATTTCCCTGAACATGAGAGAACAACAAATCCTTGTCGAGGTTGCAAAGGGAAGTACCAATCGAGAAATCGCTGAAAATTTAATTTTAAGTCAACGAACAGTCGAATATTGCCTAACCGGGATATTTAACAAATTTGGGGTTAAATCACGGACTGAGGCATTAAATAAGGCGAATAAGTATGGGTTGATTCCAAGTCGGTTGATTGAAACAGAATGA
- a CDS encoding DUF1659 domain-containing protein, translating to MAQTYLQDVQLRLVLEAGLDLDGKMQYKSKNYNNMVSSATPAQLFAVANAIASLQSLPLYSIEKNDSSTLGE from the coding sequence ATGGCACAAACGTACTTACAGGATGTACAACTTCGATTAGTGTTAGAGGCTGGATTAGACCTTGATGGCAAGATGCAATACAAAAGCAAAAACTACAACAACATGGTTTCAAGTGCAACACCAGCTCAGCTTTTTGCTGTAGCCAACGCGATTGCAAGTTTACAATCGCTACCACTTTACTCAATTGAGAAAAATGACTCTTCCACTTTAGGAGAGTAA